The Carassius auratus strain Wakin chromosome 30, ASM336829v1, whole genome shotgun sequence region CTTTGCTAAAATTGTGTGTTTAATTAGTCTCATAACTAAATGGGATGTGATTAGGTTCCAGTGACAACACTAGACGCAGCAAAATCAAACAAAAGGAGCATGTTTGCTGTTTTGCACTAGAAAATATGAATCAGTAAAAActaaaccatttaaaaattaaCTGTACGTATTTACTGATAGTCTTTATATGGAGTTCACAGCTTTGacttataaagttttattttctttcagagATAATCTGAGTCATGCTCaatgatattaaaaaaacaaacaaaaaaataaactaaatttaaattaaatcattttacgACAAAAATCACATAATCTGTATGTGAGATAATAGAAACAATTTCAGAAATAGAATCCCTGGTTTGCACAGTGTAACTGTTGCAATTGGTAAAGAAACCTTTTATCGTGCATCACAGAGTCTCATTGTGTCTGATTATGACATGATTTTATCCCATGATGACTACTGTACAGTAGGGCTGGGAACTGGGTACTACAAATTTTAGGATTTGATTTAGTTTTCATCTCAATTTGATTCGATACCAATTACCGTAATGAATTTGTATGTACAGTCAGTCaggtcagatttttatttatttttaattttttaacataGTTTTTCTGAGCAAAATGTAATATTACTACATTAATATATTTGTCTTTCAATTATAAGAATATCAGCAGCTCCTCGTCTGCATGTTCTGCTGGTTACAGACACATGACCACAAAGATTTGGTTTTCCAGTGTTATTACTATAATCTATTTTTTAATAAAGCCCATGCTGCATAACAACAAACCTTTTGTGCCTAACCCACTTTTTTGAGGACTCCATAGCAATGCATTATGTTCATTTTACACTCTGTGTGAATCCACCCTTTAGACTTGTTTCAGACTGAATTAGGTGTGGGATTTGGACTAGTAATGATAAGctgtaataatgaaaataatgcaacCATGAATGAGCATGTCCATCTAATCTGAGGttacattaattcattattaatatatatctattctCTGTTACAGATTTGCCCAATCTGTGCAGCTTTGCCTGGTGGCGACCCCAATCATGTGACAGATGACTTTGCTGCTCATCTCACACTTGAACACAGAGCACCTAGAGATTTAATATCCTTTTATCTGAACCTAATGTGTATTTGTATAATGGACTTCTTTCATAAAACCCTTCCATTCAGTCTTCAATTTATTCTTTACGTAAGAACAGTTTACACACATTGGTTCTGCTCATGTATAATGACTGAGGCCCATGTGTTCAAGTCACGTCAGAGATAACCTTACAAAGGTTTATTGAGGTTTCGTGTCCGTACATCTTTAAGAAATATAAAGATTTTTCTCACAGAACCTAAAATTCTGCCATTTATTCTTGTCACTCCAAACCTTTGTTTTTACTTCTatgtattacaaaaaatatttcaaagagTAGTTATGGTTGCTCTTTTCTGTGCAATTGCAATGAATGTGGAAAGCTTCCAAAAGAATTCCAATGTCTGATTCatcaaattattttgaattagatcTTTACAAAACCttactgaatgatttgttcacaaactgGGCTGTGATTCGCACATCAAGCTTCAGTTCTTGATCTTGTTGCAGAGTATGAAAGCTCACTGGAACTGAAGATTGTCAGTGAATTTAAATTTGagttttaaatcattattatattacttCAGTGGTGTCTTTGTGTCATATTTGATCTTGAACAATTCAGTCACAGCTCATCATAAATCTATAAACAATTGTGGCCAGTATAGTCAAAGTTTCTTCAAGGCAAGTCATGTtactcggcggccatctttgaaatgcctcttgGTCATTTAAGTGCAACTCCTATcactttgaatggggaaacatcaaattctccaaaactgttcactaagcttacgattaaattttatttttgaaatcagtcaatcaatcacctttatttatatagtgctttaaacaaaatacattgcgtcaccAGTGAAAATCACCAGTGAAATCTgacaactgtgtcataaatgttgttacttttgctcaaatagttataaaaagctttttttttactggctAGATCAGCATGCACAGTCCTGATCGCACATCTCCGAACGGGACTGGGACTGTTTCTATTGCTACCAGAACTTCTAACAGCAGCTGCTGTGACGCGTTGACTTTACCAATTAGCAATTGGCTCTTTTgctcagaaggcggggcttcctgcaATTGCGCGACCATATTGAtcgttgcatttttccccattcaaaactatacgagtgacacgtcttgggtattctatagtctttggtaTGGTCTCCTAGTAGAAtgtctgcttttgtgttccatgaaagGAAAGACCACTTTGAATTGACATTAGTGTAAGTAAATGACTAAATGAAGTTTAGTTTATTCTAAATTAATATACTAATTTGCCATATTCTATTTTCAACCTGCTTTACATTGTAATGTTGGTAGTACAATGTTTACTCCTCTGTGTTACTTTCACTAAGATACCCATAATATTTGTCAGTAAAAGTTCACCTGATGACACAAAATGCATAACTTTGCATCATTTTTGTATTACTGCCCAGGAATTGTTTTATTAACAGTTTTAAACTttacttaaaggcatagttcaaccaaaaatacaaattctgtcattaattaccctcatgtcattccaaacttgtaagcccttcattcatcttcaaacacaaatgaagatatttttgatgaattccaagagctctctgacctACCAGTAGAAAGCAAGAATCCTAACAagatcaaggctcagaaacatagcaaggacattgttaaaataatccatgtgacatcagtggttcaaccataattttacgtTGTTTACACTTTGATCTGAACGTAAACAATGTTTCTGTATACATATGTTGCATATGTTGTTTACGTTCATTGGATTCTCTCCAAAATGGCTCTATAGGGTTTGTTTTCtctgcacacaaaaagtattcttgtagcttcataaaattactgttgaaccactgatgtcacatggattatttgaACTATGTCATTGCTATGTTTCAAAACCTTAATCGtgtaaggatccttgctgtctaagGGAGGGTCAGAGAACTCCAgggatgcatcaaaaatatcttaatctgagAATAAACGAAGGTCCTCCcgggtttggagtgacatgagggtgagtaattaatgacagaagtttcatttttgggtgaactctctgtTTAACAGTGAAAGTGATTTAGTGATGGAAAAAGTGTGGagcaaaaaagttaataaaatcaCAACACATTAACAGACTCAAACCTTAAATTATGTTAGATGATTCAGTATGAGAGGTGATGTGTGTGTAGTGACATTCTCAACCAGTTATTCCTTAACCAGTGTGTGCACGATGAGAGCAGCGGCGTACGGCACGTTCGTCGGATGTTCCACCCTGGGCGGGGACTGGGCGGTCCGCGGGCACGCCGGACTAACATGCACTTTACCAGCAGCTCCACTGGTGGGCTCTCCTCTTCACAAAGCTCCTCCTACTCTCCAAGCAATAGGGAAGCCATGGACCCCATAGCAGGTGTGTAATACAGACCTTAACTTAATTGGCTTATGGACTTTAATTTTGTTGATGCAAGTGCTGTTTTGAATGTCTTCTCACACACTCTTTTTTGCCGTCTTTCTGATTGTGTCTACATCACCAGAGTTGCTCTCTCAGCTGTCAGGTGTGCGGCGCTCCGCGGGGGGACAGCTCAACTCTTCTGGCCCCTCGGCCTCGCAGCTGCAGCAGCTGCAAATGCAGCTTCAGCTGGAGCGCCAGCAGGCACAGGCAGCACGCCAACAACTGGAGACGGCACGTAACGCTACACGCCAACGCAGCAACCCTAGCAACATCAGCGCCAGCATCCCGCCACCCAGCACCGCCACAAACACAGCCATGACTGAGAGCAACCCGCTGGCCTCCCACAGCTCCCAGTTTCTTCTCTCACGGTATGGCTCGGACTTAACCATACACTTAAGGttgtttatgtattattaaaggtttaaggctgatttatacttctgcatcgtACCTACGCCGTAGCCTATGCGTAGACTACGCCGCTAGAATCCCTCCCTCCGTTtgtacttgagttttgtgtgtgtttatgtgcactttaatttatttaaaatgtacaccTCCTTATATAAGGACAGAACAAGtgtcttatcatttattatactttCTAGTTTCTAGATTTCTAGTTTAGTATTTGTCCATCTAATTTCACCAGGTTGAACGAGCCGAAGATGTCCGAGGCAGAACGGCAGTTGCTGGAGAGCGAGCGCGCGGACCGCAGCCTGTTCGTGCAGGAGCTGCTGCTGTCCACACTAATGCGAGAAGAGAGCTCGTCTTCCGACGAGGACGAAAGGCGAGACTTTGCTGACTTCGGCGCCATGGGCTGCGTGGACATCATGCCTTTAGATGTGGCTCTGGAGAGCCTCAACCTGAAGGAGAGCTCCACAGGCAAGGAGCCTCCACCACCTCCTCTTTGATGATATCCCACCACAACGCAGACAATGTCCTCTGTGCTGTAACTGCCAATGACGGTGGGCAAAAAACACAGCTCTCtctaattttgttcttttttttttttctttttttggtgatTGTAATTTCAGGTCTGTCACCTTTTGTTACATTGTATAAATCCATAAAAGGAGAGCGAGAGGAAAAAAATCCAAATACATCAAATACAggcgtgtgagagagtgagagaaacctAGAGACCGATAAACGGAACGAGagagaaaataagaaatataaatatataaataaatatatctataagtTGATAATCAATTCCACATAACTCATTTTTTTCCTTTAGCAGGTGAGCGTAGGTATCTGTGGCAGACCTCTGCTTCCTGTGTCTTGCAAAAGGCTCTCCTTATAAATACTCCACATTCAAAAACTGAAGAGGAAACAAGAGACCTTCTCTAATGAAGCtgctgtgtgtatttatgaatattaatgaataaaagtgCTTGGATGGTTTACCATAACTACTGCATGAGGTTATTTGCAGCGTGCATGACTTTTAATGACCTTGTCATTAAAAAGGCAAAATATCCCAAAGCTTTCTTTAACTTTTTTCCCAGGGTTACTTGAACGGAGCCCATTTGAAATGGGTGAAATATCTACCAATTTAggattttacttttctttttgtttaatatGGAAATCAACAGCAAAATTGAAACCTGCAGTAGCTTCGCAAGAAAAACTGCTAAATACTTATGTCCCTCGGCTCCAATCTTCCCCTCCTCATCTGTGACGCTGTAGAGCACAACAGTGATCGCACACTTATCAGCGACAGAGgtttcccattcattttttttctccataaggcaaaaacttaaaaagttttgaaaaacatATAGGTACAAGGTTGCATACCTTGGAAGGATTAAACTACAATTACTGACTTATTTGttcttataaaaatataaaacctgtgtatttgtatattgcaacatttgaagtggatcaaaaaagccCAATAAAGTTGTCTTAAGAACGCTTtaaggttttaggacaactttaatgaaaggttttgatccacttcaaatgttgactactgtaatTTAACGTACTTTGAAGATTTGAGCAGATTTAAATACTGTTTTCCAAGAATTTGTCACAAATATGCAATTTTACATAAGAATTTGTCTGTTTAGACCAATACATCTAAATGTTGGACaggctaaataaaaatgttaattcgAACTGTAATAGTAGTGGTTCTGGACATGTTTTCACATGTGAAAATCTTATTGGTTTCGCAGTGCAATGGAAAAGGAATGGAACACCTTtctgtaaaacataaataaattgtcGCATTGATGGTGTACGAAGGTTCATGTTGGTCTGAACGGACACATTAACAACTgttgatttaaaattaaacattttatcgCACCAAATAGTGccaacaaatattatttttgctgtGAACAAGCATTTAATTGTTTGTAATATCGCGGTGCTGAATGGGAGTGGGTAGTCGTTACTGAACTCTTGCTGCGAGTTTTGTTTCCATTATAGCAGCAAAGTTTGATTGGTTGAGCTCTCTTCAGAATTATGGGTAGTGTAGTTCctcacagtaatttttttttttttaatttttaatttattttttaatgacattgaaACTTAGCTCATCTTTTTCAGAGGTTTTCACGTTAAAAACTGGTTTCTCTATGGAGTTAttaaatgggatttttactttCAAAACCTCACTGATGCGCTCTATTGGATTTACAAATGGTCTGCCCTAAATGGCCGAGGCAAATTAACACCTTAAACATGTCTTGCTGCCTATGAGAAAAAGAATATGCAGGTATCAATAAAAGATAACCTGCTTTATACCATTTTAACTAGACGTCGATGTCTTAGTGTCTGTGTAACCACCAGATGTACTCTCTAACTTATGCACTTGTACAGACAAGTTAGGCTCTCCATTGTCATCTCACTCTACTCTACTCCTCACATCTGCTTTATTACGCTTGGCACCCCTCTCTCTTCATTGGTAAAAGGAGGGTGCAAGATTGAAAAAAGAGTGGCTTACATACTCTCTGCTAATAGACAGCACCTTCTATTTATTCagggttgttttgttttttttaatatcttttggTTCTTTTAAGCTTTGTGATTGATCATGCCACCTCCATGCCTATACTCTTATCCTCTGTAAAATACAATGAGATGTATATGGAATTTGTGCGTTAACTTTCATAATGGATCTAGGACATGggcagactttcttttttttaatgtaaatttagaaTACTACAATAAAAATGTCACACAGCTTTTGATGAAAACCAAACCCCATCCTCTTACTCTCTGTGACTGTGGTCTGAATACTAGTCACATCGACCTATTTAGAAACTTGCATTACTTCCCATTCATACAAAAGTTTTGCTACACACATACCTTTTTGAGTCTATGCCATAAATAGAATGAAAATAACTAGATACTTGATGCTTGCCCAGACAAAATGGCGTTACACCATTGGGTGTTGCAGTGCGTTTGGAGAagtgtttcttcttttttattttttttatttaagtgcaTCATCTGGGTATTTTAAGTGCACTTATTGGAATTTGTAGTGTTAATTAACTGCACATCATTTTCatactataaaactataaaaattactTCAAGTTTTCCCAAACTGGCATGAAAGCGATTTGGCTGACAAAAAGTTTGGGAATCTGTTAATAAGATATaatgtgaatttgtgcattttaatatatttgaaagacAAAGGCCTTtctaaatacataatacattgtTAAATAACCCACTGAgggataattcaaataaaaattaatgtgttCTTAAGCAATTGATGCAGACAACAGGgcatggactttttcactggaggaagcattattatggactggcattttggccagaagttattacaaacgtagctttttgcttcacaagacattaattgatggtcTGTAATCATgtgattacttgtgaattattgtgatgacGGCACTTATTCACTACAGaagattcattggtgagcaagtgatgtaatgctggaGTTCTCAAAATCTATTCTGTAGAAACATACTCAtttacatcctggatggcctgtGGTTGAGTACATTTTTGGATTTATAAACTGCtgctttaaaagaagaaaaataatactgTGTCCATCACAGGCAATATCACAAAAACAGCTAATACTTTAGCCCTCAAGCCTCAAGATACCTGATGCCATTTTCACCATTTACCTGCAAGGCATGGGcaccaaaaagtaaaataaaaaaattgtggcaCCTACTACAGATTGTCTATGTGAACTGTTCCAGTGGTTTGGAGCAGCTGGCCCTTCACTTCACTGGCTATTGTAAGACCTAAATATTAGCAGTGTGATTCTTTACATGCCATACATGAAGTGGCCTTTCTACCAAAATAACCCTTTGTGAGCAAGCacataatatttcaaaacaattttttcttcactttcataaaaatagaatggagaaaaataaGTGTTATTGTAGTACATAGTAAACTAGTTTATTTTGCTACATTGTTGTGAcatgaattatgcataattttatGCACAATTGTATTTTCTAGCTatgaaaagattaatatttttgttaaatataccaacagaaaaaaaaatatatatattttttttaaccataaatgacagtaaagatttcTGCAcaatcatatgacactgaagaccgcagtaatggctgctgaaaattcagccttgccatTACGggaataaataactattttaaatccTAACAATTGCACAaaatataaagagagagaaataggCACTCATGCACAACCACACCAACATGTGTGTATATTGATGTATCTTTctttatagcttttttttttttttttttttttttttttagaaaaaaatcagtaaattaatatcattttaagaatagaattagaatagaaagtgctcgagttagagggtcaaataaagatggaagaggtgtttttttagccgattcttgaagatgctcagattgagttgggcaggtcatttcaccaggagggaacatttaatgtaAGATTTTGTTCCTCTTTGGGAAGGCACAATAATGcaccattcacttgcagaacacaagcttctagagggcacatgaATCTGAAGTAATGAATGTACGTAAAAGGATGCAGACCCAGTGGTAGTTTTTTAGGCAAACAACGCCTTGAATTTTAttcgagcagctattggtagccagtgcaaattgataaacagaggtgtgatgtgtattcttttcggctaattaaaaattaatcttgctgccacgttctgaattaattttaaaggtttgaatggaattggctggaagacctgccaagatagcactgcaatagtccagcgtggacagaacaagagcttgaataaGGAGTTGTGCAGTATGTTCCGAAAataaagggcctgatcttcttgatgttgaataaagcaaatctgcaggatcggacagttttagcaatgtggtctgagaaagtcagctgatcatcaatcataactcaaaggtttctggctgtttttgaaggagttatagttg contains the following coding sequences:
- the LOC113049836 gene encoding E3 ubiquitin-protein ligase KCMF1-like, whose amino-acid sequence is MSRHEGVSCDACLKGNFRGRRYKCLICYDYDLCASCYESGATTTRHTTEHPMQCILTRVDFDLYYGGEAFSVEQPQSFTCPYCGKMGYTETSLQEHVTSEHAETSTEVICPICAALPGGDPNHVTDDFAAHLTLEHRAPRDLDESSGVRHVRRMFHPGRGLGGPRARRTNMHFTSSSTGGLSSSQSSSYSPSNREAMDPIAELLSQLSGVRRSAGGQLNSSGPSASQLQQLQMQLQLERQQAQAARQQLETARNATRQRSNPSNISASIPPPSTATNTAMTESNPLASHSSQFLLSRLNEPKMSEAERQLLESERADRSLFVQELLLSTLMREESSSSDEDERRDFADFGAMGCVDIMPLDVALESLNLKESSTGKEPPPPPL